In Methanomicrobium antiquum, one DNA window encodes the following:
- the tfrA gene encoding fumarate reductase (CoM/CoB) subunit TfrA, with protein sequence MLADNMTDCHVLVIGSGGAGVRAAIEASRYGETIIVSKSLAGKGGCTTMAEGGYNAVINCEDSCPLHEEDTLKGGGFLNIPKLVEILVKEAPERIADLVSWGAVFDVTPERMLAQRPFGGQKFPRTCFAGDRTGHEMMMTLIERVRQGGIQIMQEITIIDLLKTEDDGGRVCGAVGLNRRGEMVIIRSDAVVLATGGLGQIYDVCTNCATGNGQGYSIGYRAGAELIDMEMVQFHPTGLVYPYDARGRLITEAVRGEGGILKNIIGERFMKNYDPKRMELSTRDIVSRAIATEILEGRGTEKGGVYLDVSHLPADVIEERLPLMLEQFLTIGVDIRKEPMEVAPTAHHMMGGIRINTDCQTSVPGLFACGEVTGGIHGANRLGGNSLADTQVFGKRAGEFAGKSPVLEKSINPTQIEKENKRLKGFLSGTESIAVIKKALKKTMWENAGIFRTESELKKALLDIENLKGKMPKAVSKENLADACVLEDMLTSAELVVKGALLREESRGAHVRKDIKTEWTPDKSPFGHTYQSLSRSGIEKKEVF encoded by the coding sequence ATGCTTGCGGATAATATGACAGACTGTCATGTCCTTGTAATAGGAAGCGGTGGTGCGGGTGTCCGTGCCGCAATTGAGGCATCCAGATACGGAGAGACCATAATTGTATCAAAATCCCTTGCAGGAAAGGGCGGGTGCACGACAATGGCTGAGGGGGGCTATAATGCAGTTATTAACTGTGAAGATTCCTGTCCGCTTCATGAAGAGGATACACTAAAAGGCGGCGGGTTTTTAAACATTCCAAAACTTGTTGAAATCCTTGTAAAAGAAGCACCTGAAAGAATTGCTGATCTGGTCAGCTGGGGAGCTGTTTTTGATGTAACACCTGAGCGTATGCTTGCCCAGCGTCCTTTCGGCGGGCAGAAATTCCCGCGTACCTGTTTTGCAGGGGACAGAACAGGACATGAGATGATGATGACTCTGATTGAAAGGGTAAGACAGGGCGGCATTCAGATCATGCAGGAGATTACAATAATTGATCTCTTAAAAACCGAAGATGACGGTGGACGAGTCTGCGGTGCAGTCGGACTTAACAGGCGCGGAGAGATGGTAATAATAAGGTCTGATGCCGTGGTTTTGGCAACAGGCGGTCTTGGCCAGATATATGATGTATGCACAAACTGCGCAACAGGAAACGGGCAGGGCTATTCTATTGGATACAGAGCCGGCGCAGAATTAATAGACATGGAGATGGTCCAGTTTCACCCAACCGGACTTGTATATCCGTACGATGCAAGAGGACGACTTATTACAGAGGCAGTTCGCGGAGAAGGCGGAATTTTAAAGAATATAATAGGCGAGCGCTTCATGAAAAATTACGACCCCAAAAGGATGGAGCTTTCAACAAGGGATATTGTTTCAAGAGCGATTGCAACAGAAATTCTGGAAGGCAGAGGAACAGAAAAAGGCGGCGTTTATCTTGATGTTTCGCATCTTCCTGCAGATGTGATAGAAGAGCGCCTGCCTCTTATGCTTGAGCAGTTTCTAACCATCGGTGTGGATATTAGAAAAGAGCCAATGGAGGTTGCTCCAACCGCTCATCACATGATGGGAGGTATCAGAATCAATACAGACTGCCAGACATCAGTTCCCGGTCTTTTCGCATGCGGAGAGGTCACAGGAGGCATTCACGGGGCAAACCGTCTTGGAGGAAACTCCCTTGCCGATACACAGGTGTTTGGAAAACGTGCCGGAGAATTTGCCGGAAAATCACCTGTACTTGAAAAATCAATAAATCCAACACAGATTGAAAAGGAAAATAAAAGACTCAAAGGCTTCCTGAGCGGAACTGAAAGTATTGCCGTGATTAAAAAAGCCCTGAAAAAGACAATGTGGGAGAATGCAGGCATTTTCAGAACAGAATCAGAACTTAAAAAAGCGCTTTTGGATATTGAAAACTTAAAAGGGAAGATGCCAAAAGCAGTATCTAAGGAAAATCTTGCCGATGCCTGCGTACTTGAGGATATGCTGACATCCGCAGAGCTTGTTGTAAAAGGCGCACTATTAAGGGAAGAATCCAGAGGAGCCCACGTTAGAAAAGACATAAAGACAGAATGGACACCGGACAAATCACCTTTTGGCCATACTTATCAGTCGCTTAGCAGATCAGGGATTGAAAAAAAGGAGGTTTTTTAG
- a CDS encoding FHA domain-containing protein, whose product MTNNQNENTIAISSDPDFYEDLSDYLNVLSNPTRLRILKLIEHHPKEVREIAKEIDTSYENTKKHLDKLLNTGVIKKEAGMGRQTSKGSLPVWKYSLIPGGMEGIIRNLSIFSNIDIRLGEDELNSKLKSVRSMLESENKGNIPVVIILGGDDDGKVWPLKEKEIRIGREDTSAPEILKTAKEDSVILSSGYEAVTRVTKPHGKFIQRGNNWFYEDCKSTGGSYINNKKVQPGGENQLKNGDMLDLARGAKGARMIFNFT is encoded by the coding sequence ATGACTAATAACCAAAATGAGAATACAATTGCAATTTCAAGCGATCCGGATTTTTACGAGGATCTGTCTGATTACTTAAACGTCCTTTCAAATCCGACACGACTTCGGATTTTAAAGTTAATTGAGCATCACCCAAAAGAAGTCAGAGAGATTGCAAAAGAGATTGACACAAGCTACGAGAATACAAAAAAACATCTGGATAAGCTTTTAAACACCGGCGTTATTAAAAAAGAGGCAGGAATGGGCAGACAGACTTCAAAAGGCTCACTTCCGGTATGGAAATACTCTTTAATTCCCGGTGGAATGGAAGGAATTATCAGAAATTTAAGCATATTCAGCAACATTGACATAAGACTTGGAGAGGATGAACTAAACTCCAAGTTAAAATCAGTTCGAAGCATGCTTGAAAGTGAAAACAAAGGAAATATTCCTGTTGTTATTATTCTCGGAGGCGATGATGACGGTAAAGTATGGCCACTTAAGGAAAAAGAGATTAGAATCGGCCGTGAAGATACATCTGCACCTGAAATCCTAAAGACTGCAAAAGAAGACTCTGTCATTCTCTCATCCGGTTATGAGGCTGTAACAAGGGTCACAAAGCCTCACGGGAAGTTCATACAGAGAGGAAATAACTGGTTTTACGAAGACTGTAAAAGCACCGGCGGAAGCTACATAAACAACAAAAAAGTCCAGCCGGGAGGCGAAAATCAACTTAAAAACGGCGATATGCTGGACTTGGCGAGAGGCGCAAAAGGTGCACGTATGATCTTTAATTTTACCTGA
- a CDS encoding aspartate kinase, which translates to MKFGGTSVGDDKIIGRVVSIIEKYSSEGNEIALVVSAMSGVTDQLHAIASEVEKSSDNPPVDAFVNSLRSKHKKVLDAVAKDESESVMKEIDKSLENLKNILTAVHNLRELTLRSKDYIISFGERLSAQIVSAALRQAGISSVPLNGCEAGILTNTNHGCAHVLPESSPRIKSRVVPLMQDGVPVIMGYMGCTGEGIVTTLGRSGSDYSAAIVGAAIDADEVWIWTDVDGIMTSDPRIIEDARVIPEISYLEAMELSYFGAEVLHPRTIEPAMQKGIPVRVKNTFKPDLPGSCVLSDKHRDERVVKAITFIDKVSLINLAGAQMFGRPGVARSIFTALAESQVNVMMISQGSSESNISLIVDDDHLNNALTALNRVQQGGYIREVTYDRDVSAVAVVGVGMAGAPGIAGRVFTALGKAGVNLMMISQGSSEVNISFVVKHDDGRKALRVLHDEFMLSEDSE; encoded by the coding sequence ATGAAATTCGGAGGCACATCTGTTGGTGATGACAAAATCATCGGCAGAGTTGTGTCAATAATAGAAAAATACAGCAGTGAAGGCAATGAAATTGCCCTTGTAGTCTCTGCAATGTCAGGAGTTACTGATCAGCTCCATGCCATTGCATCAGAAGTTGAAAAGTCATCAGACAATCCGCCTGTTGATGCATTTGTCAACTCCCTTAGGTCAAAACACAAAAAAGTCCTTGATGCGGTTGCAAAAGACGAGTCTGAGTCTGTCATGAAAGAGATTGACAAAAGTCTTGAAAATCTCAAAAATATCCTGACAGCAGTACACAACCTGCGCGAGCTCACTTTGCGTTCAAAAGACTATATCATATCGTTTGGAGAGAGGCTTTCCGCCCAGATTGTAAGTGCGGCTTTAAGGCAGGCGGGAATTTCATCCGTTCCCTTAAATGGCTGTGAAGCAGGAATACTGACAAACACAAACCATGGATGCGCCCATGTTCTTCCTGAGAGCAGTCCGAGAATCAAGTCAAGGGTTGTTCCTCTGATGCAGGACGGAGTTCCGGTTATAATGGGATATATGGGATGCACCGGAGAGGGTATTGTTACAACTCTTGGACGATCGGGTTCTGATTATTCTGCGGCGATTGTCGGAGCCGCAATTGATGCGGATGAGGTATGGATCTGGACTGATGTTGACGGAATTATGACATCTGATCCGCGTATAATTGAGGATGCAAGAGTAATTCCTGAGATTTCATACCTTGAGGCAATGGAGCTTTCATACTTTGGTGCGGAAGTGCTCCACCCAAGAACAATCGAGCCTGCAATGCAGAAAGGAATTCCGGTAAGAGTCAAAAATACATTCAAACCTGATTTGCCCGGAAGCTGTGTACTTTCTGATAAGCATCGTGATGAAAGAGTTGTAAAGGCAATTACCTTCATCGACAAGGTATCACTCATTAATCTCGCCGGTGCACAGATGTTTGGAAGACCTGGTGTTGCACGTTCGATATTTACAGCACTTGCTGAAAGTCAGGTCAATGTCATGATGATATCACAAGGATCGTCAGAGTCAAATATCTCGTTAATTGTGGATGATGATCACTTGAATAACGCACTTACTGCCCTTAACCGCGTTCAGCAGGGCGGATATATACGTGAGGTCACATATGACCGTGATGTCAGTGCTGTTGCGGTTGTAGGTGTTGGAATGGCAGGCGCTCCCGGTATTGCCGGAAGAGTCTTTACAGCACTTGGAAAGGCAGGAGTAAATCTCATGATGATATCGCAGGGTTCATCTGAAGTAAACATATCATTTGTCGTAAAGCATGATGATGGAAGAAAAGCCCTCCGTGTTCTTCATGACGAATTTATGCTTTCGGAGGATTCAGAATGA
- a CDS encoding HEAT repeat domain-containing protein, with protein sequence MINMNFRFTAIFCVTVLALFVCLSGCTGTEDANTPISENISSLFSGTSDDKKKATENLIAEGEPAVIPLTKVFSKGDQTASTWAAVALLYIGEPSVDPLIRLLSSGDDEETKWAGNTLSAFGTTAVPALIEEVKTGTKNSKELAAIALIKIGEPAVPLLQYELNLGDNKYSDEFSSIIQSIYATKGLQERIENETIQKENGSLTEE encoded by the coding sequence ATGATAAATATGAATTTCAGATTTACTGCAATATTCTGTGTAACTGTTCTGGCCCTTTTTGTATGCCTTAGCGGATGCACAGGAACTGAAGATGCAAATACTCCTATATCAGAAAACATCAGTTCCCTTTTTTCCGGCACATCTGATGATAAAAAAAAGGCAACTGAGAATTTAATAGCAGAAGGTGAGCCTGCTGTAATTCCGCTTACAAAAGTCTTTTCAAAAGGGGATCAGACAGCATCCACATGGGCGGCAGTAGCACTCCTGTATATCGGCGAGCCTTCGGTTGACCCGCTTATCAGGCTTTTATCATCCGGAGATGATGAGGAGACAAAATGGGCAGGCAATACACTTTCCGCATTTGGAACAACAGCTGTACCTGCCCTTATTGAAGAAGTAAAAACCGGCACCAAAAACTCAAAAGAGCTTGCGGCAATTGCTCTTATAAAAATAGGAGAGCCGGCAGTTCCACTTCTCCAGTATGAGCTAAATCTTGGGGACAATAAATATTCAGATGAGTTCTCATCGATAATTCAGTCCATTTATGCAACAAAAGGCCTCCAGGAGAGAATTGAAAACGAGACCATTCAAAAAGAAAACGGCAGTTTAACAGAAGAGTGA
- a CDS encoding PP2C family protein-serine/threonine phosphatase, with amino-acid sequence MDYSAVSVAGKRVYNEDSYIAAQIGKGYLLAVADGLGGHAAGDVASNIAVSTIRRIFSERYFEGMDADEKKELLIFAFKEADLEIIKNATGNQKGMGTTLVAAFVENDCVIAANTGDSRLYHYDFGLKQITIDHSVVQDLVSKGLVEKSAARFHPMKHIINHSLGGDFTVDTFCFNIKEGDVLLLSSDGLHDYIDCGDIEKLLQKKSANTIAKELIKSAMLTSDDNITAVVMMI; translated from the coding sequence ATGGATTACAGTGCTGTTTCAGTTGCCGGAAAAAGAGTTTACAACGAAGATTCATACATCGCGGCGCAGATAGGCAAAGGATATCTTCTTGCAGTCGCAGACGGCCTGGGAGGTCATGCGGCAGGAGATGTTGCATCAAATATTGCAGTGTCAACCATTCGCAGAATTTTTTCAGAGAGGTATTTTGAAGGGATGGATGCTGATGAAAAAAAAGAACTTTTAATTTTCGCATTCAAAGAAGCGGATTTGGAAATAATCAAAAATGCAACAGGAAATCAGAAGGGCATGGGAACAACACTTGTTGCGGCCTTTGTTGAGAACGACTGTGTTATTGCCGCAAATACAGGTGATTCCAGGCTTTATCATTATGATTTTGGGTTAAAACAGATAACTATTGATCACTCGGTTGTCCAGGATCTTGTTTCAAAAGGACTTGTCGAAAAAAGTGCGGCAAGATTCCACCCAATGAAGCATATCATCAATCACTCCCTTGGCGGCGATTTTACCGTTGATACATTCTGCTTTAACATAAAAGAAGGTGATGTTTTACTTCTTTCAAGCGATGGTCTGCATGACTATATCGACTGTGGTGATATTGAGAAGTTATTACAGAAAAAATCAGCCAACACAATTGCAAAAGAGCTTATAAAGTCTGCTATGCTGACTTCAGATGATAACATAACTGCCGTTGTAATGATGATATAA
- a CDS encoding protein kinase domain-containing protein: MTSQNSAVAINTSVTIRLILPFFFLFLLLLSSLAVPVFAGEIRVGQNIYPTLQDAVDSAEPDSTIIVTSGEYFGNIVIDKPVSLIGVDSDGKKPEIITTAGESGIRINADGTTIEGFVIRGDSECAILVNSDNNIIADNEILKTPVGITLFSSAGTSVSGNTIKGHRIGLFIDDSADCGVYLNNFENTINAKSLSRSIRWSTSSMIYIYSGENFTSSLGNYWNDYYGKDENNNGIGDLVYSPYNSQLSGGTQNQLFLNSINLQNLATGGSNYWQNLFYTSNFLTDEYPLIEHNSNYNPLAPAGTAIGTLPTDSPVPPVITDTNINNTQNNTHIPHIRPPSPAEFPEMNLTNNTAPPKPGSLVQPQNVFSLQSPFEVVFLMLIISGVAAGLLAFAGGFGTLYPVRRTRKVELFFFEGGYFALATALLYTIISYTSKLIYNNVDFGYIQIIFILMTAFLIASSGIICLGIIRSKMPVFLNRLHPKFAAATTFMFFISIYTAPLDLGPITSIAYPAALILSVFLPVVFSRLFKDSESLWVKNYDDSYKIYGNDKTKISSINQDSTVIFPDEDSILSSGLGSSYFPDSLKERYQDVEFIGKGGIARVFRAKRRSDGKVVAVKVPINFDEITGRLFMKEMRIWEDLSHPNIVKLYSVNILPVPFVEMEYVSRTVSDLDLPLSQKKSLEIIYGIAQGLLYAHARNIIHRDIKPQNVLITEEGIPKITDWGLGKILGDGNDTTTIGFSLNYAAPEQISPKKFGKPDKRTDIYQMGILFYEILVGQRPFFGVGVAEMSDEILYRTPMKPSENREEDFIFDDTIMKMLAKNPGERYNDIHELLKSLEEIRNNLNREE; encoded by the coding sequence ATGACTTCGCAAAATTCAGCGGTTGCTATCAACACTTCAGTGACAATAAGGCTGATTTTGCCGTTCTTTTTTCTTTTTTTACTTCTTTTATCATCACTTGCAGTACCGGTCTTTGCAGGCGAAATAAGAGTTGGTCAGAATATCTATCCGACACTTCAGGACGCAGTTGATTCTGCAGAACCGGATTCGACAATAATTGTCACAAGCGGCGAATATTTTGGAAATATCGTAATTGACAAACCCGTTTCTCTTATCGGAGTTGATTCAGACGGCAAAAAACCTGAGATAATAACCACCGCCGGCGAGTCAGGAATCAGAATAAATGCTGACGGAACAACTATCGAAGGTTTTGTAATAAGAGGCGATTCAGAGTGCGCAATCCTCGTAAATTCTGATAATAACATCATAGCTGACAATGAAATATTAAAAACACCTGTTGGAATTACACTTTTTTCATCAGCAGGAACCTCAGTTTCAGGAAATACAATAAAAGGGCACAGAATCGGACTTTTCATCGATGATTCCGCAGATTGCGGAGTTTATCTTAACAATTTTGAAAACACAATCAACGCAAAATCCCTGTCCCGCTCAATTAGATGGTCAACTTCAAGCATGATTTACATCTATTCAGGAGAGAATTTTACATCATCGCTTGGCAACTACTGGAACGACTACTACGGAAAAGATGAGAATAACAACGGAATCGGAGATTTAGTCTATAGTCCTTACAACAGTCAGTTATCCGGCGGTACACAAAATCAGCTTTTTTTAAACAGCATCAACCTTCAGAACCTTGCAACAGGTGGAAGCAATTACTGGCAGAATTTATTTTATACATCAAATTTCCTGACGGACGAATACCCGCTTATTGAACATAATTCAAATTACAATCCTCTTGCACCTGCCGGAACAGCCATAGGAACATTACCAACAGATTCACCTGTACCTCCGGTAATCACTGATACGAATATAAACAACACGCAAAATAACACTCACATCCCACATATCCGCCCCCCTTCTCCGGCAGAATTTCCTGAGATGAATCTGACAAACAATACAGCACCTCCAAAACCCGGTTCTCTGGTCCAGCCGCAGAATGTCTTTTCACTTCAGTCGCCATTTGAAGTTGTATTTTTAATGCTGATAATTTCCGGTGTCGCGGCCGGACTTTTAGCCTTTGCAGGCGGGTTTGGAACACTTTATCCTGTCAGGAGAACAAGAAAAGTTGAGCTCTTTTTCTTTGAGGGAGGATACTTTGCCCTTGCAACAGCTCTTTTGTATACAATTATATCATATACTTCAAAGCTGATTTACAACAATGTTGATTTTGGCTACATTCAGATTATATTCATTCTGATGACAGCGTTTTTGATTGCATCGTCAGGAATTATATGTCTCGGCATTATAAGATCTAAAATGCCGGTTTTCTTAAACAGGCTTCACCCAAAATTTGCCGCTGCAACAACTTTTATGTTTTTCATCTCGATATACACTGCACCGCTTGATCTTGGACCAATTACATCAATTGCATATCCTGCGGCTCTGATTCTTTCAGTATTCCTGCCTGTCGTTTTCAGCCGGCTTTTCAAGGACTCTGAGAGCCTGTGGGTGAAAAACTATGATGACAGCTATAAAATTTACGGAAACGATAAGACAAAAATCTCTTCAATAAATCAGGATTCAACTGTAATATTTCCGGATGAAGACTCAATACTCTCATCAGGTCTTGGAAGTTCATATTTTCCTGATTCATTAAAAGAGAGATACCAGGATGTTGAATTCATAGGAAAAGGCGGTATAGCACGGGTATTTAGGGCTAAGAGACGGTCTGACGGGAAAGTTGTCGCAGTTAAAGTGCCGATTAATTTTGATGAGATAACAGGCCGTCTTTTTATGAAAGAGATGAGAATATGGGAGGATTTATCGCATCCAAATATCGTTAAACTATATTCGGTAAACATCCTTCCTGTTCCTTTTGTTGAAATGGAATATGTATCACGTACAGTCTCTGATTTAGATCTTCCATTATCACAGAAAAAATCACTTGAGATTATATACGGAATTGCACAGGGTCTTTTGTATGCACATGCCAGAAATATTATCCACAGGGATATTAAACCGCAGAATGTCCTGATTACAGAAGAGGGTATTCCAAAAATTACTGACTGGGGTCTTGGAAAAATCCTTGGAGACGGAAATGACACTACAACTATAGGATTTTCCCTAAATTATGCAGCTCCCGAACAGATTTCGCCAAAGAAATTTGGAAAGCCGGATAAGAGGACTGATATATACCAGATGGGAATCCTCTTTTATGAGATACTTGTTGGACAAAGGCCTTTTTTTGGCGTCGGCGTTGCAGAGATGAGTGATGAGATATTATACAGGACACCTATGAAGCCGTCAGAAAACAGAGAAGAGGATTTTATTTTTGATGATACAATAATGAAAATGCTTGCGAAAAACCCCGGCGAGCGCTATAACGACATACATGAACTTTTAAAAAGCCTTGAGGAAATAAGAAACAACCTTAATCGTGAGGAGTAA
- the tfrB gene encoding fumarate reductase (CoM/CoB) subunit TfrB: MSDPKTKDITVFVSRFDTCRDENTLPVLKEYTVSVHEGARVLDVLIAIRDTIDSTLSFRYCCGAGQCGSCAVRVNGEPKLACMTEAKDKMKIEPLDLPVVKDLVVDMPAFLNEMPGLVPSKTKTLPSKEDIDKIKPIRDCIECLCCVSVCPAMDVTEFEGPAFMRQEMRLALDPRDERNRIKLCVEEEGLFTCTSCQACWKVCPKDIEIPGKAIEKLRELANREGLTLPRHQEVAKLVEDTGRSVEKIKPSFFEQVPKVIEPYGDVKAEIGFFVGCMYNLRLPDTALDAIEVLRRNGIRVIVPKEQVCCGSPLIRTGQTSYVSELKRKNIECFEKRGIKTVLTMCAGCGSTLKNDYETPYRVIDINELLTEYEIEKPEKLDIKVTYHDPCHLMRGQGITKEPRKVLKMAVKEFIEMPSKCCGSGGGVKSGIPEEAKALGDERSDEIDKTGCDVVITSCPFCEFHIQSCTDKPVKNITTLLLEGYKKKDELKKAKNKNNN; this comes from the coding sequence ATGAGTGACCCAAAAACAAAGGATATAACTGTTTTTGTATCGCGGTTTGACACCTGCAGGGATGAAAACACACTGCCTGTACTTAAAGAGTACACCGTATCTGTACACGAAGGGGCAAGGGTTTTAGACGTTCTTATCGCAATCCGCGACACAATTGATTCCACACTTTCATTTCGGTACTGCTGTGGTGCAGGCCAGTGCGGAAGCTGTGCTGTTCGTGTAAACGGCGAGCCGAAACTTGCCTGCATGACAGAGGCAAAAGACAAAATGAAAATTGAACCTTTGGATCTTCCGGTTGTAAAAGATCTTGTTGTGGATATGCCGGCGTTTTTAAATGAGATGCCGGGCCTTGTTCCCTCCAAAACAAAAACACTTCCATCAAAAGAGGATATTGATAAAATAAAGCCCATTCGCGACTGCATCGAATGCCTCTGCTGTGTTTCAGTCTGTCCTGCAATGGATGTGACAGAATTTGAAGGCCCTGCATTTATGCGTCAGGAGATGAGGCTTGCACTTGACCCGCGTGATGAAAGAAACAGAATAAAGCTCTGTGTTGAAGAAGAAGGTCTTTTCACCTGCACCAGCTGTCAGGCATGCTGGAAAGTCTGTCCAAAAGACATAGAAATTCCGGGAAAAGCTATTGAAAAACTGCGTGAGCTTGCAAACAGGGAAGGCCTGACACTTCCCCGCCACCAGGAGGTCGCAAAGCTTGTTGAGGATACGGGAAGAAGTGTTGAAAAGATAAAACCCTCTTTTTTTGAACAGGTACCAAAGGTAATCGAACCTTACGGGGATGTAAAAGCTGAGATCGGCTTTTTTGTCGGATGTATGTACAACTTAAGGCTTCCGGATACAGCCCTTGATGCAATTGAAGTTTTAAGACGAAACGGAATCAGGGTCATCGTTCCAAAAGAACAGGTCTGCTGCGGGTCGCCTTTAATCCGTACAGGCCAGACATCATATGTCTCCGAGCTTAAAAGGAAAAACATCGAGTGCTTTGAGAAGAGAGGAATTAAAACTGTCCTGACAATGTGTGCCGGATGCGGCTCCACTCTAAAAAACGATTATGAAACACCTTACAGGGTTATTGACATAAACGAGCTCTTAACAGAATATGAAATCGAAAAGCCTGAAAAACTTGATATTAAGGTTACATACCATGACCCGTGCCACCTGATGAGAGGTCAGGGGATAACAAAAGAGCCCAGAAAAGTTTTGAAAATGGCTGTAAAAGAGTTCATAGAGATGCCCTCTAAATGTTGCGGGTCAGGAGGAGGAGTAAAATCAGGAATTCCTGAAGAGGCAAAGGCTCTTGGAGATGAGAGATCAGATGAGATTGACAAAACCGGATGTGATGTTGTAATAACATCATGTCCGTTCTGCGAGTTTCATATTCAGTCATGCACTGATAAGCCTGTAAAAAACATAACAACCCTTCTGCTGGAAGGCTACAAAAAGAAGGATGAATTAAAAAAAGCAAAAAATAAAAATAATAATTAA
- a CDS encoding MBL fold metallo-hydrolase, which yields MKLTVLCDNNTITDVYLTGEPALSFFIEDSGKKILFDTGYSDVFIKNAKALGINLLFTDYIVLSHGHIDHTGGLVHLKEMYKKAEEEGFSFKKPTLIAHPLLFRNVYEEPSGNIGSPLKQETASQFSDVILTEKPYELTENLLFLGQINEKTSFEPLSYAGVSKDSSGNLTPDFSPDDSALLYSGENGLSVITGCSHSGICSILKEGKKVSGRDDFIDIIGGFHLLDAGYERISKTGEFLKKSGIRNIHPCHCTDFTAKAALLKYLSVTEVGCGSVFEF from the coding sequence ATGAAGCTTACAGTACTTTGCGATAATAATACAATAACAGATGTTTATCTGACAGGAGAGCCTGCATTATCGTTTTTTATTGAGGATTCAGGCAAAAAAATTTTGTTTGACACCGGCTATTCGGATGTTTTTATAAAGAATGCAAAAGCTCTTGGAATCAACCTTTTATTCACTGATTATATTGTTCTCTCACACGGACATATCGATCACACTGGCGGACTGGTTCACTTAAAAGAGATGTATAAAAAAGCAGAAGAAGAAGGATTTTCATTTAAAAAACCTACTTTGATTGCACATCCGCTTTTATTCCGCAATGTTTATGAAGAGCCGTCTGGAAATATAGGCTCGCCTTTGAAACAGGAGACTGCTTCTCAGTTTTCAGATGTAATTCTTACAGAAAAACCATATGAGCTGACGGAAAATCTTTTATTTCTCGGTCAGATAAACGAAAAAACATCCTTTGAGCCTTTATCATATGCAGGTGTTTCAAAGGATTCATCCGGAAATTTAACACCTGACTTCTCACCTGACGATTCAGCCCTTCTTTATTCTGGCGAAAACGGATTATCTGTAATTACAGGCTGTTCTCACAGTGGAATATGCTCGATTTTAAAAGAGGGCAAAAAGGTCTCCGGAAGAGATGATTTTATTGATATAATCGGCGGATTTCATCTTCTTGATGCCGGTTATGAAAGGATTTCTAAAACCGGTGAATTTCTAAAAAAGTCAGGGATTAGAAATATTCATCCCTGTCACTGCACTGATTTTACTGCAAAAGCAGCGCTTTTGAAATATCTGAGTGTCACTGAAGTTGGATGCGGATCTGTTTTTGAGTTTTAA